CTTGATCGTGTCGAACGTCTTTATGACGTTCGCCTGGTACGGCCATCTCAAAGAGCTTGCCGCCAAGCCGTGGTACGTCGCGGCGCTGGTGAGTTGGAGCGTCGCGCTGTTCGAGTATCTCGCGCAAGTCCCGGCGAACCGGATCGGCCACACGCAGCTGAGCGTCGGCCAGCTCAAGATCATCCAAGAAGTCATCACGCTCACGGTCTTCA
The sequence above is drawn from the Planctomycetia bacterium genome and encodes:
- a CDS encoding DMT family protein; its protein translation is MFVDRIPVLWQTVGLLIVSNVFMTFAWYGHLKELAAKPWYVAALVSWSVALFEYLAQVPANRIGHTQLSVGQLKIIQEVITLTVFIPFALFYLKEPLRLNYLWAGMCMCGAVYFVFKT